AATGGAAACTAATATGTTTAATctctttaaaaatatgataataaattaatacattataaaattatattttaatctcttggaaattattataaatttccAAATTCATATGATCTTATTTTCTACAGGGAAAATTTCCATCTCTTCTCTTTCCTATTGAGGTTAAAAACATCCAAATGGGAAAACATGGGAGTGACTCTGGTGTATACGACAGTGAAGGAaggtaaatttataaatactttttgaataataaaatacacTGTTAGGTCGGTCCAAACTTAACTCAATTCCaataatctaaactaaaatTTGTGACCACTACTTTTTCGAGGAATCTAAGCTTTTTTAAATCACTTGAGCATACGATCTGGTATGCATAAattccatttctttattttttattattataatcgGATTAGTGTGAATATTGAAGAAGAGTATATGTTGTTTTACAGTACATTTAAgttcttaaaatattattatatgttgaacctcttaattttatattaatatttaaatatgtgttggatttaaatataaataatagtaatatacaTACTTGTATAATATAAGtagaatataaatattgaatactttttataaaaattaagggtGTGTTGagactagacctgtccatgggccggcggcccacccgaaatatgggagggtttgggtaaaaatataggcccgaaatatgggcttgggcaaaattataggcccgtttaaaaaatgggccgggttttgggcaagatttttttggcccgggcccagcccaaaaaatattaaatatatattttttatttttaaaatacaatagttttttattttaagtttatttactttcatttccttaactagtgttacaaaataataataataaaacatcaagtttgttttactaatcaaatgttagattttattacaacaattaatacaattaataatttgataaatttactaatcaaatgttagattttattacaacaattaatacaattaatacaattaataatttgataaatttactaatcaaatgttagattttattacaacaattaatacaattaacaattaataatttgataattttactaacaattaattttaataacaattagttttaattttattaaaaaaataattttaattttaattaaaaaagggccgggctcgggccccatattttttcttcgggccgggcctgggcaaaatatTGGGCCCATATTTAGGGCTGGGTCGGGCCTGGGCCTAGTAAATGGGTTGAAAATTTTTTGTGGGCCCGGCCCAAACCCGGCTcagcccatggacaggtctagttgaGACGCTATAAAGTAACCCTAAGAAATTGTAGCAAAACTTAGAAGGCAGAAAGAAGGGAGAGAATTTGTGTTTTTAGCTCtcgaaaatttataaaattttaattaaataaagagtaaaattatattttgaaattctaaagatatatgttaatgtaatggtaaaattacattataatttttataaaaatataaaacttaatcaaggtatcatttaaaatattttttggctTGGTTCTTGTACGATAGGTTTTGACCCGATTTGATAGTGTcagtttctttttaaaaattgaggtttGGGGTGGGACGGCTCTAATTCTTCAATTAGCTGGATTGGGTTGGGTCGCCCTGTTCCGTCTTGAGATATTACCAcaatatctttatatattatattagtttaaaatatatatatataaaaatttgaagaatatTTGCTCtacataagaaaataattaatagtatgattaaaaacaataaaagaatattattatgttttaatagaaatatataaaaaaattaaaaattgtgaatatttaattttgggttAGGTCAAGTTTGGAATATGTTGGGGCATATTAAGTTAGGTCGGGTCGAGATGTGTTgggatatatttaatttttagtttggTCAAGGTTGTTATTTTGgggtaaaagtattatagagGCATTTGTACTAGtagttagattatattttaccccctcaactaaaaaaatggacaaattagtctctgtatattatattaaggagaaaattaatctttcttgttaaaaatttaatccgattgtactgttaaaaactaggATGGCTAAGGGAATAATCATATAGTGACACGTTGTGTCACGTGTACCTCATGCaaatgtatagggactaattttaataatagaaattgataaatttttaatgaatgattagtttactctttgatctaatgtataaggatttatttactcatttttaagtAGAAAAGGCAAAATAGAATTTAACTCCTAATATATGGGTCTCCAtggtatttttatcgatttttgGTGATATcttaatacattatttattgatataatttttctgtgaattatttttaagatcTCATATCTAATTATAGAGTTATATGATACGATAGGTTCGTACCTTCGAAATTTGATGAAATCTTCAGCAAACACGCACGAACACATACTAATGCGTTGACATCTGATGAACTAATGGCGATGCTCAAATCTAACAGGGAACCTAAAGATTACAAAGGCTGGTAAGTGTacttcttaaatttctttatcgTAAGTTAAACATAGTTTAATTGAGTCCAATTCATGCTTGAATCAagttgaatttcaattttaaaattaaagtttggttCGAAGTAAAGATTGAATCACTTGGAACTCGTTAGATTAAGCTtgtttgattattattaaataagtcGATTCTCATGCTCAACTTTAAGCTAGATAATTTTTGTCTGAGGAGATATGTTGATTGGGCAGGTTGGGTTGGTCTTGGTTCAAGTCGTCAATTAaggttttaaaaatttcaggttattttggttggactattttgaatttgtattattttgagttcgaccaattcaattaaaaaagtaaaaatagaaatttggtTCAATTGGTTCGACAATATTTTTTGGATTGATACTTCAATCGGTTTTAAATCCAATTGGTTTGACTGATCAGTTTAGTTCAATTCAAACATCATTGGATTCAAGTCATCCAAAtctgaaatttgattttttttgtcgaGTTGGTTTAGTTTCAAGTCAGTTTGGGTTCAGGTTGAACATAAGCCTTTAggttattgaatttttatgatcAAATCTAGGATGTCACATTCAGGTTTAAATTGATCAAGTTAAATTTTCGAATTAATGGCAAAAATAAAAGGGTCTAGGATAGCGAGCTAACCTAGTGAAGCATTAAGATACTTAAATTTGGTTCATTTGACTCGAAAATAACTAAACGAAATGAGAGTTTTCTTAAACAAAATCCGACAAATGACTCCTTTACAGGATTGGAAGCTGGACGGAATGGAAAGCATTATACACACTTTGCAAGGATGAAAATGGATTATTGAGGAGAGAAACAATTAAAGCTGTTTATGATGGAAGCTTGTTTGAACATTTGGAGAGGGAAAGAGCAGCAGCTAAAGCGAAAGCGACTGCGTGATTTACTTGCAGTTTAATTCCGTTGGTATAATTATTCGTAAaagtttgtattaaaaaaaaaatggaatttaaaGTACTAGTATTTTGGTTTCAATATTTTAGGGACTGAAACCTATGTTGTAATAGCAAAATTATTGATCAATTTGCAATTGCATTGATTAATTTCCATGttatttgagaatttatatgtaaaatgaaaaataaaaatagtttgaattaGCGATATTTGGATTCGTAAAGAAATGTTTGTTTAACTAGTTTTGTTTTTTACGTGCGCTAATAATAtctagtaaaaatataatacaaagtaaaatattaaatgatataaattatataaaataaaaaattattatcatataaaaataataaaatatgataatttttaaaattattgtgatataaaaaatatgctatcaatatatcaaatatagattttaataaaatatttatttatttttataacaatcCCAATGAAAACTTGAGACATTACGTTACAAGTTCTTGTACCGTATTATAAagttcattttagtccctttattattaaaaaaacatttcaacCCTTCTACAtttagaaatttgatatttcaatatgtgtatatttgaagcaaatatgattttttgtgttacatatatgaattttttaatgcgtgttagaattaatttttcaaaaatttgaataactaagggtattaactatttgaattaatttactgaaatcatgaaatcataaaatatatcaaaataaaatacagaATTAAATCTAAACTTGAACATAGTTACAGAGACTCAAAACAATAATTTCCCTGaacttttttacttaaaatttcttattcATTATAGCGCCTATGCTTtaaactctctctctctctctcatttACACTCTTCTTTTCTATATATTCtcttttaaacctttttttgttttctcaatATCTTCACTTATGGCTTTAGCGGCGAAACAATTATCGTCaccttttgttatttttctcatattatcAATTTTCTTAGTTGGGCCATCGTTTTCCGGCACCGATACTTTCGTTTTCGGCGGCTGTTCGCAGCTGAAATTCACTTCAGGCTCACAGTACGAGTACAACGTCAACTCGATACTCACTTCCCTAGTCAACTCAGCCATGTTCACTTCTTACGACAACTTCACCATGTCAGCTTCCGGTGGTTGCAGTGCCGTTTACGGGCTGTTCCAATGCCGTGGTGACCTAAACAACCGTGACTGTAACCGTTGTGTAGCTAAAGCGGTGAGTCAAATTGGAACTCTTTGCTTTTACTCAACGGGTGGTGTGTTGCAACTCGAAGGGTGTTTAGTTAAATACGATAATGTAACTTTTTTGGGTGTGGAAGATAAGACCGTGGTAGTGAAGAAATGTGGACCGTCGTTCTCGTCTTACTCGGACGCTTTGACTCGGCGTGACTCGGTGCTGAGTTACTTGGAAGCGAGTGATGGGACGTATAAGCCGTTTCGGATCAGCGAGTCGGGGAATTTACAGGGTGTGGCTCAGTGTGTTGGTGATTTGAGTCCGAGTGAGTGCCAAGATTGCCTATCGGAGGCAATCGGACAGCTGAAAACTGAGTGTGGGGCAGCAAAATGGGGTGATTTGTATTTGGCTAAGTGCTACGTGCGGTTCTCGGAAGGTGGATACCACTCGCATGCCGGAAAGAGTAAGCGGTTTCGCCACCTTTTCGACGGtggttcttcatatttatttttatttatttttttgtttaatttagtttgaatataagataaatatttatatatttttattttctcttttctcatgCCTtgtgaaatataaattaatatttactgtGAATTGCatggttattttggttatttttctccttttcatttttattttgcctGGTACCAAAATTCAAAGCCTTCATTTCTTGtggattaattaaaatatattgtttttatgtttgattttttttaaatatacgGAGTCAAAAATTTTTAGGgcgaattaaattgtatattttaaatagtaaaaatgtaattttattattttaatagtctatatttttatatttttaaataattaaattaaattattatcattttgagagctaaagtgaaattttatttattattaatttaaaatttataaatcataaaaacttaaataaaaattttccattttagaaaTGTGGAGTTACTACCAGCCTTACTTCTGCCAACTGCATATAtgatcaaatatattatatatatatatgatgatgacgacgacgacgacgatgaagatgaatgaataaaatagaaatggatTATGGGGCCCTAATTATTCTTAGCAATTAAGATGTTGAAATAACCTTAATAGTCTATTGATCTTTATAGATGATATATGGGGATTTATAATTTGTTGGATTAATGAATTTGCATTCAATATCATATTTTCtcattaaaagaataaaattatttatatttaattctattaaacaataaggtaaattataaaaatgatgtctttcattctattttgactatttttttcgatttaatcactaaaattttcaaattaaatattttagtcacttgaGCTAATGTgaatatttacacattctattagtttgatcctaaatataaaaaataaacaaatttagccttaatatttacaaaatttgtcattttagttctaattctaaaaattcaataaatttagcccttaacatttacaaaatttgtcaatttagtcctaactctaaaattttaaaatatatatatttaactgaAATGAAGAAAGGCATAATGGGGTGaacatttttatagtttatcctaaatatttttagtttattgataatatataaatttatatattattatcataccaaatatagaaatttgaagttttatttagccaataatccttttaaaaatatgatatttaattaatttagatttcAACATTGTTCTTGAATAAGATTGAGTCCGAGCTCAAATATTTTTACACATCTCAACTCAACTTGATCAGAAAAATACTGCTccaagattattttatttacaacaTTATTCATAatcttctttttcaatttattttacatcaaattcatATACTAAACAcaatggaattaaaaatatttccctattttgttttttttccctttattcaCCTTCTTTTCTTCTATGTTAGAACATAATATAAGATTAAGCACGAAAAGAattgtgtgtgtgttttggaATTTTCAGTTTAAATTTGGAAAcgacattaaaatttaatgataaggTTCAAAgtgtcaaatatattatatatatttgacatagataaattaattttaaaattttcactatttaaaaatatatattcttctaaccatatttgaatatttatccaacataaaagtaaaaataatatatttaaaaaatccttTTGTGTATGAACATTCAAAAGAATACATGTTGGACAATATAATCAATGTATTGCATGGTTAACCTTAAAAGATTCAAACaacataataattcaattattgagttatttatttatttttgcataaaaGTCATTTACGatgttttcaataaatttttttaacaatttcattataagttttaatcatatatatatatatatttacacgATTTCCAGAACTATCCATAGCCCCTCCCAACTCTAGATACGAGAATAATGcacttcagcgcactcgaactcacgtcctattacattgacaacaatatctaTGCTAATTGAGCTGAGACTCAATcgacattttttattttagatatttgtATCAATTGTATCTAAAATGTACACGGAAGGGAAAGGTaactaaattgattatatatataaatgcattgaCGGTGtataattttagattatcaATTAATCGAAAGATGACATGTCATAGTGATAAAAAatgtattattaaatattttaaaattaaatttacttaatttttaatgatatgtTGTCGTCTAATTTGagagtatataaaattatacatacctatatatataggctttcacttttccttttttcctttttctttctttcttttgctttgttGCTTTCACAAACTTTGAAGTTTCTCATCATTTCATCTTATTTTTCAGTTGTTTTTGCAGGTAGCTAAATAAACAAAGGAAACTGACAATTGTTGTGAGGAATCCAAAAGAAAACCCTTTGCATTTggtcttcatttcttttatctgTTTATATTTAGACAACTATTGTACTGTCCGGGCgagaaaatttatttagggagtgaaattaaattataatttttataatagtaaaaatgtaattttattattttaatagtttgtattttatttttcatttcaaggGGACTGAGCACTATTACTCTCAAGTTACACCCCTGTGGATTATAATAAGACGTGTggctattttatcaaaatagtcttaaaaaatattatatttacaaaaataacacagatttaaaaacaatcaccaaaataacctgAAATGAACAGTGAAATTCGAttgtggcctgtcaatggccggaatCACCTCGTATTTTGCACCCATGATTGCCTGataattgtgtcagacttaaaaaaaatatttttttgggttttggcctgtcaatggccggaacccgtgtatttttttaaaaaaattgtataatacCGATATacaaaaaagtagaaaaaaaaatttgggtgctAGCCtatcaatggccggcacccctGTACAGGAAAAAAGAATTCGAGTTTTGgtctgtcaatggccggcaccagagtacgaaaaaaagaaaaaaaaatttaggtgttggcctgtcaatggctgACACCCAGTacagtaaaatttttttttactttttttcgtGTCAGTATAAGGtatcagtatacgaaaaaatattttttttatatctataaatttaatatagttgttcaggatttaaggttttatttttatattttcgtgtaataattttttgaacgtttgtatttttatattatcggataataatatatatttttgtattaatattgtagaatgattgtattttattgtgtatgtaaatttaatttgtcGTATAGTAttacttatttgaattattattttttaaatattacgaAGTCATGtattcaaacaaataattatgttagatccattaaataaatattaaaaaatgtaaaaatgtaaaaataaaagaaatatttacataataaattttaagaaagtaaaaattaaaata
The sequence above is a segment of the Gossypium raimondii isolate GPD5lz chromosome 4, ASM2569854v1, whole genome shotgun sequence genome. Coding sequences within it:
- the LOC105780627 gene encoding probable peroxygenase 5, which encodes MVSSSKSEDFQDGVDGDSLRSTMATDQNVLQKHAAFFDRNHDGLVYPWETFQGFRAIGAGYLLSMAGAVFINLSLSGTTRPGKFPSLLFPIEVKNIQMGKHGSDSGVYDSEGRFVPSKFDEIFSKHARTHTNALTSDELMAMLKSNREPKDYKGWIGSWTEWKALYTLCKDENGLLRRETIKAVYDGSLFEHLERERAAAKAKATA
- the LOC105780626 gene encoding plasmodesmata-located protein 6 isoform X1: MALAAKQLSSPFVIFLILSIFLVGPSFSGTDTFVFGGCSQLKFTSGSQYEYNVNSILTSLVNSAMFTSYDNFTMSASGGCSAVYGLFQCRGDLNNRDCNRCVAKAVSQIGTLCFYSTGGVLQLEGCLVKYDNVTFLGVEDKTVVVKKCGPSFSSYSDALTRRDSVLSYLEASDGTYKPFRISESGNLQGVAQCVGDLSPSECQDCLSEAIGQLKTECGAAKWGDLYLAKCYVRFSEGGYHSHAGKIVFAGS
- the LOC105780626 gene encoding plasmodesmata-located protein 6 isoform X2; protein product: MALAAKQLSSPFVIFLILSIFLVGPSFSGTDTFVFGGCSQLKFTSGSQYEYNVNSILTSLVNSAMFTSYDNFTMSASGGCSAVYGLFQCRGDLNNRDCNRCVAKAVSQIGTLCFYSTGGVLQLEGCLVKYDNVTFLGVEDKTVVVKKCGPSFSSYSDALTRRDSVLSYLEASDGTYKPFRISESGNLQGVAQCVGDLSPSECQDCLSEAIGQLKTECGAAKWGDLYLAKCYVRFSEGGYHSHAGKSS